A region of the Pseudoliparis swirei isolate HS2019 ecotype Mariana Trench chromosome 21, NWPU_hadal_v1, whole genome shotgun sequence genome:
TGGCATAGTGACGGGCACCATGCGGGGAAAAGGTTCAGCTCACTACCGTCACTGCTTCGTGCTCCTGGAGCAGGTGACGTGTGCTTTGTGACATATGCACTGATGGTTGGGTTGCTAATGCCAACCGTCTCTCCCTGGACTGATCCTGCACCAAAAACATACCCACTCTCTACGTAGGATGGAGTTCATCCTTCTGGACTCTTTGTTTACATGCATCTAAATGATCTAAATTCATGGGGACTGATCACGGATCACTGCTTTCTGGCACTGCGTTTTGAGCAATGGCAACACATATTTGCCACACAGCTATTGGCTGGTGTCTTCCTGCACAGTCGGCGTTATTAGGTTACATGCTTCTCTACGCCGGCTAACTTTTACACGTCTCACGACGCTTCAGGGAGCGCCGTGACTGACTTTGCAGGGGATTCTTCAAGAGGAGGAGGTCGCAGCACGGCACAATCTGGCCACTTATTCCATCGCCGTGATCACGGGGTTTGGCTTCGTTTTAACGTCGCAAGTTCTCATCGGCAAATTTCGTTTATCTGCACAAAGCAATCGGATTTTTtcacgtgtgtgtttttatttttttcttctgtgtcaTCAGGAGGATGCCAGCCGAGCTCGACAGCTCTTTAACGTCCCATGCAGTCCAACATGATGGACATAAATGAGATTAGTGTTTTCTTCATGCCTAAACACAtacaatattgtgatatatagAATACTGATATTGGAGGAAGGAGGTTTACTGGTTATTgtaatttttcttcttctttactttgTATTGTGCAAGCCTATCTTTGGGTACAACTGTTTACAACGAGAGAACACTACACAGGCATACCTGGAGGAAATGAGCGAAACATTTGACTCTTACTTTGGGTAGAAATCACTCCCTGTGTTAGCAACCGTCCCAAATCTTTAAAGGGCAGTCTACATCTTCTGCTCTTCCTTTACGCATCGTTTCTTTTGACAATATACAGACATGGCGAGAGGtcattaaaataaactttataaAAGCTGGGAACTCTCCGATTGGTaaaagaggaaagggaggagcagaagaggagaggatggcaGAGGGAGAAGGTAATGACGAAGGCGGTGAATCTATTTTGGTACAATGCTCTCACTTATAACACAAAATGTGCtaattgcaacaacaaaaaagaagacgTTGCATCTAAATAGtagcgctttaaaaaaaattaaaaagacttTTTTCCTCGGAATTACACCTCTGCACTTGCACCTCGTGGTTTCCAGTGCAGagtgagaaagggaggaggagagaaggagtggTGGCAaaatggaggggaggagagcagATTGGcgcaaggggaaaaaaggagtcgaagagaagaggaagcaaTCGCCCGTCATCTTACAGTTTTTTCTATTAACTCCATATCGGTAATGGATAGAGAGAGTGGTGCGGAAGCTAATGGCGGAGTGAGGGGTAAGAcggcaagaagaggaggagagaaatcaATGAATATCCGTTCTCGCTTTACCGTTACGGTTGCTGGCCAAACGCTGTGAGAAGTTGTAAAGCAACTCTTAAAAGCCCCGAGGAACACCTCGCTGGGACCCGTCGGGTTTAAACGTTACTTTGGGAAACTATTTGGATGTTTTTGGATTCCCTGATTAGAGTGGAGATCAGGACTCCTGCCAAgagtttttatttcttatttctttctcctcctcttgagTTGATTTTTTTGGATAACTCCGTTAGATGGGAAACAAGATATAGTGTAATCAGATCCGTCATACTCAGTTTGGTACTctacttcttctctttctcctgttTCCGTGCTGCGctataatattatttttgtacatgTAATTTGCCAAaagcatgtctttgtgtctctggctCTACGTTGCATTTTTGTAATCCTTTGTGATTTGATCTATTTCTGCCTTCCCTTATCTGAAATATcaattttgtcttttttaatcaTCCATATTTTTCTTCTATGTATTTTGTAAATTTGATCAAAACCAAAGCTTCAAGCATTCAAACCAACATCGTTTCTGTTGTTGTCGTCCCTCCACCTCTGTTCCTTGTGAGAAAGATGCCCAGTACCACTCCGCTGGTTTGGAGTCTCTCCACTGCTCTCCAATCTGCTATCTTCAGACTTGTACTCCTCCCACTCCTGGTCTTGCATAGATATATTTCTGGAAATAGACATTCCCGTGTTTTCAGTCTTTCCGTTCCTCCTAAGCATCCGATCGATCCCCTCTCCCCCGCACAGCCTCTGTGTACCAAAGTGCATCATTTCAAGTCTCTTCTTGACTTCGCTCACATGTTCAAAGGCGTATTATCTCGCTGTTGCGCTCCCTATCTGCtctcatgagtgtgtgtgttttttacagTATGCACCCGTTTTCCTTCCATCACCACCACTGCCCTTTCCCCCCGCTGCCTTGGTAACCCTGTCTGTCACACAGCTGTTCTTACCTCCtttgcttttttcccctgaCTAAACCCTGTCTTCTTCCGTCTACAAACTAATTTCTTTCAACCTCGTTCTGTTCCCATCGCATTCATTCCTCATTTACATTGCATCTAATTTTCTCTCCTCCGCTTCATCTGCGGTccactcttttctttgtgtcCAGAGCCTGCTGTCATCTCCCTCGGCCCGTGTGTTCTTGCTCGTgacgtcggtgtgtgtgtgtgtgatcgtcaCATGTCGTCTCCGGCGTGgcagctctcctctccgtgtATAATGAGGACGGGGAAGAAGAACGCGTCCTGGTAGGATGGAGGATggtccctccctcccccgtcAGCCTCCCTGACCTCGCCACCCCCTCCACCGTCTTGCTCCgcttcttcatccctctctctgccacctcttccctgctctcttctcctcacctcctcctgctcctcttcctcgtcgtcATCCCCTTCGCCCTCGAGcactcctctcgtctcctcgttgTCCTGTCTTGAACCTAAACCAagaaatcctcctcctcctccagctcctcctccactacTACCTCCcgctccacttcctgctccaTCTTCCCGACTTCCTCCCAGCCCCCCTCCCATGCTTCTTGAATGAAACAGGTTGTTCTGGCGCCCTCCTGCAAGTCTCCCGAGGGAGAATCCACTCCGACTGAGCACCAACCTTCCCCcgatagccccgcccccctgcccGGCTGCCCTGATTCCCGCCACGGTAGCGTTCAGTAGGGCTGTGGTTCCCATGGGGGCCCGTAGCCTGGAGGGAAGACTGGAACTCGATGTGGTCCTCCGGCACCGGGGGCAGCTCTGGAGGAGGTAAGCCGAGTTGAACACAACGGGCAGAGCGAGAGAAGGTGGGTTGGACCCCTGGCTGGGGGTGGAGCTTGTTGGCCCGGATATGGGTGTAGAGGCGGTCGGGTTTGTCCCCCCGCCCATGTCCAAGTCCATAAGGAGGGCTTCGGAGTAGCTCGGTACCATCTGTTGGTTACAGCGAATGTGCCACTCCAACTCTGTCATGTCCACCGTGTTGACCCGAGAGATGGCCCTGTAGCTCGCCCCATTTAGACCGGTTCCAGGGTGGGCTCCATTCTCAGTCCCATCACCTCTTccccctccaccgcctcctccgCCACCGTCCTCGTCCTCCCCGAACAGCTTCTCCACATGGTAGTGGACGTATGCCGTGCGAAATTCTGACACGACCCGCAGCGGCCACGACAGAAGGAAAGCAGAAGCCAGCCAGAACACCCTGTGCCGAGAAAACCAGGGCTGGTGAGCGGGATCCGGGAACGCCAGGATGTGTTCACGGAAATCCACGTTCTTCAGGTGCATTCCCTCCCTGGCCTCCATGTAGTCGTCAAGCCCCTCGTTCTCCCCGAAGAAGCGCGCTCGCTTGTaaataacagagagagagagtaagtaaATGAATTAGAAACAAATCAATCAACAGAGTGGGACATCCAAAGTCTTTAACCGATTCAATTAGTGGAGTTACAGTTTATGGGAAAAAAATCTCCTTCACATCAATCAAATCCAGGGTGTTTTATAACCGGGTTTGCCGGACCTGGTCAGTGAGAACAATACTGTTTCTTTAAGATCATCAGCTGGAGGAGGATTACCATCAAGTGTACTATTTTACAGAGTTCTCAAAAAAAGTGGTGTCTGTAAACATTATGTAGGTCATATTTCAGTATTAAATTGAGACAGTTTCATAACCAGTTAGAAGTTCCTCACGGAGACTTTAAAGTCACCTGGTGGAGACATCGATTTAAACAAACTCACGGGACTAATGCTTTTTTAATTACCTGGCTAGCTACGGCTCAATCTGCCAGCGACGGTTGTAATTTCAGatagaaaacaaaacattgGTTGCTGGATCGAAATAAGAAGCCTGTTTTTGTCCATCTCTGCCTAAAATCAAGGcctgattgtttaaaaaaaaggggaaaagaacTAATTAGAAGATAACAGCTTGTAATTAAAAATATTGGACTGGGCATCTGTCCTTATTTGTTCACATTTTAGAGATAAAAAAGAACAGAATTAACTCTGTGAAATAGGTTATCTTCTGAAATCATATCTCACCTGCGTGAGGTAGGCAGCCTCTGCACGTGCACTTGAGAAGCTGAAGAGCACAAAAATACATCGTATGAGCATGTTTACCACCCAGAATCTGACCAGCGGTGGCTAGTGGGGTTAGTGGTGGGTGTCTAACCTGAAACACTTGGTGAA
Encoded here:
- the LOC130211841 gene encoding transmembrane protein 151A, with protein sequence MQTEEETATAEEPILEEGSGREQQRPVQQSLAFSLCRESHWKCLLLTLLMYGCFATLAWCALCRVPVLGSSSSVPLGADDDATSAAYYSDILHLESPCSSGYVYIPLAFLAMLYVVYLVECWHCFSKTAMLAHAEFQEVYERVQRLQQATPCIWWKAISYHYVRRTRQVTRYRNGDAYTTTQVYHERVNTHASSSEFDYGRYGVKDVSKELLDLQRHPAVRLRFTKCFSFSSARAEAAYLTQRARFFGENEGLDDYMEAREGMHLKNVDFREHILAFPDPAHQPWFSRHRVFWLASAFLLSWPLRVVSEFRTAYVHYHVEKLFGEDEDGGGGGGGGGRGDGTENGAHPGTGLNGASYRAISRVNTVDMTELEWHIRCNQQMVPSYSEALLMDLDMGGGTNPTASTPISGPTSSTPSQGSNPPSLALPVVFNSAYLLQSCPRCRRTTSSSSLPSRLRAPMGTTALLNATVAGIRAAGQGGGAIGGRLVLSRSGFSLGRLAGGRQNNLFHSRSMGGGLGGSREDGAGSGAGGSSGGGAGGGGGFLGLGSRQDNEETRGVLEGEGDDDEEEEQEEVRRREQGRGGRERDEEAEQDGGGGGEVREADGGGRDHPPSYQDAFFFPVLIIHGEESCHAGDDM